A genome region from Defluviimonas aquaemixtae includes the following:
- the hisD gene encoding histidinol dehydrogenase yields MSITHLKRGKPEADRAEDDAKVRGVVEATLRDIETRGDAAVRALSAKFDKYQPASFLLTASEIEAAMQKVSAREMDDIRFAQKQIRSFAEAQRASMTDIEVETMPGVILGHRNIPVQSVGCYVPGGKFPMVASAHMSVLTATVAGVPRIAASAPPVKGAPHPAIVAAMHLGGAHEIYVLGGMQAVGAMALGTETIRPVDMLVGPGNAFVAEAKRQLYGRVGIDLFAGPTETMVIADETVDAEMCATDLLGQAEHGYNSPAVLVTNSRKLAEATLAEVDRLLKILPTAETAGVSWRDYGEVILCDTYDEMLGVANDIASEHVQVMTDRDDWFLEHMHSYGALFLGPRTNVANGDKVIGTNHTLPTKKAGRYTGGLWVGKFLKTHSYQKITTDEAAALIGAYGSRLCLLEGFVGHAEQCNLRVRRYGGRNVEYGTAAE; encoded by the coding sequence ATGAGCATCACCCATCTCAAGCGTGGCAAGCCCGAGGCCGACCGGGCCGAGGACGATGCGAAGGTTCGCGGGGTCGTCGAGGCGACGCTGAGGGACATCGAAACACGCGGCGACGCCGCAGTGCGCGCACTTTCCGCGAAGTTCGACAAGTACCAACCGGCGTCCTTCCTGCTCACCGCGTCCGAGATCGAGGCCGCGATGCAGAAGGTCTCGGCCCGCGAGATGGACGACATCCGCTTCGCGCAAAAGCAGATCCGCAGCTTCGCTGAGGCGCAAAGGGCCTCGATGACCGATATCGAGGTCGAGACGATGCCCGGCGTGATCCTCGGCCACAGGAACATCCCGGTGCAGTCCGTGGGCTGCTACGTGCCGGGCGGCAAGTTCCCGATGGTAGCCTCGGCGCATATGTCGGTCTTGACCGCTACCGTCGCGGGCGTGCCCCGCATCGCGGCCTCCGCACCGCCGGTGAAGGGCGCGCCGCACCCCGCCATCGTCGCCGCGATGCACTTGGGCGGCGCGCATGAGATCTACGTCCTCGGCGGAATGCAGGCCGTGGGCGCGATGGCCTTGGGCACTGAGACGATCAGGCCCGTCGACATGCTCGTCGGCCCCGGCAATGCCTTCGTCGCCGAGGCCAAGCGCCAGCTCTACGGCCGCGTAGGCATCGACCTCTTCGCCGGCCCGACCGAGACGATGGTGATCGCGGATGAGACGGTGGATGCTGAGATGTGCGCGACCGATCTTCTCGGCCAGGCCGAGCATGGCTACAACTCGCCCGCCGTCCTTGTCACCAATTCCCGCAAACTCGCCGAGGCGACGCTGGCCGAGGTCGACCGGCTCCTAAAGATCCTGCCCACCGCGGAGACCGCCGGGGTAAGCTGGCGCGACTATGGCGAGGTCATCCTCTGCGACACCTACGACGAGATGCTCGGCGTCGCCAATGACATCGCGTCCGAACACGTCCAGGTCATGACCGACCGCGACGACTGGTTCCTCGAGCATATGCACAGCTACGGCGCGCTGTTCCTCGGCCCCCGCACCAATGTCGCGAACGGCGACAAGGTGATCGGCACCAACCATACATTGCCCACCAAGAAGGCGGGGCGCTACACCGGCGGGCTCTGGGTCGGCAAGTTTCTGAAAACACACAGTTACCAGAAGATCACCACCGACGAGGCGGCAGCGCTGATCGGTGCCTATGGCTCACGGCTCTGCCTGCTCGAAGGCTTCGTCGGCCACGCCGAACAGTGCAATCTCCGCGTCAGGCGGTATGGTGGGCGGAATGTCGAATACGGGACGGCGGCTGAATGA
- a CDS encoding ABC transporter ATP-binding protein, which translates to MAEIQLRNISKRWGAFVGVHKFDLTIPDREFLVLLGPSGCGKTTTMRMIAGLEEATEGDILIDGKRVNDLDPKDRDVAMVFQSYALYPNMNVYENIRFPLKVRKTDSGGHDERVRRAAEMVELTDFLHRRPAELSGGQRQRVALARAIVRQPNVFLMDEPLSNLDAKLRVSTRAQIKNLSHELKVTTIYVTHDQIEAMTLADRVVVMNKGIVQQVATPTEIYDRPANSFVAGFIGNPAMNLMEGELRGGTFVGKNVRIPGLKGPDGAVTLGFRAEDARIADKGEIAAPIYSLELLGDATMITVKAGGALVSIKAPKDFRAEIDDPIQAGIPAAICHLFDAKTGERIDP; encoded by the coding sequence ATGGCCGAGATTCAGCTGCGCAATATCTCCAAGCGCTGGGGGGCCTTCGTCGGCGTCCACAAATTCGACCTTACCATTCCCGACCGCGAATTTCTCGTCCTCCTCGGCCCCTCAGGCTGCGGCAAGACGACGACGATGCGCATGATCGCGGGGCTCGAGGAGGCGACCGAGGGCGACATCCTGATCGACGGCAAGCGCGTCAATGACCTCGACCCGAAGGACCGGGACGTCGCGATGGTGTTCCAGAGCTATGCGCTCTATCCCAACATGAACGTCTATGAGAACATCCGCTTTCCCCTGAAGGTGCGCAAGACCGATTCCGGCGGCCATGACGAGCGGGTGCGCCGCGCCGCCGAGATGGTGGAGCTCACAGACTTCCTCCACCGCCGCCCCGCCGAGCTGTCCGGCGGCCAGCGCCAGCGCGTGGCATTGGCCCGCGCCATCGTCCGCCAGCCGAACGTGTTCCTGATGGACGAGCCCCTGTCGAACCTCGACGCCAAGCTCCGAGTCTCGACCCGGGCACAGATCAAGAATCTCAGCCACGAGCTGAAGGTCACCACGATCTACGTCACCCACGACCAGATCGAGGCGATGACGCTCGCCGACCGGGTCGTGGTGATGAACAAGGGCATCGTCCAGCAGGTCGCCACGCCGACCGAGATCTACGACCGCCCCGCCAACAGCTTCGTCGCGGGCTTCATCGGCAATCCGGCGATGAACTTGATGGAGGGCGAGCTGAGGGGCGGGACCTTCGTCGGCAAGAACGTCCGCATCCCGGGGCTGAAGGGTCCCGACGGCGCGGTGACGCTCGGCTTCCGAGCCGAGGATGCGCGTATCGCCGACAAGGGAGAGATCGCCGCACCGATCTATTCGCTGGAGCTTCTCGGCGATGCGACCATGATCACCGTCAAGGCGGGCGGTGCGCTGGTCTCGATCAAGGCGCCCAAGGACTTCCGCGCCGAGATCGACGACCCGATCCAGGCGGGCATCCCCGCCGCGATCTGCCATCTCTTCGATGCCAAGACCGGCGAAAGGATCGACCCATGA
- a CDS encoding ester cyclase, with protein MTPEDHARQSAETLAAVRRMEDALVAGENDMTRYFHADFLWRGNQGCGTKKGVAEFRHNWQLPLRAAFTDRTYVTEKFLADGDWAACFGHIEATHSGPFMGLAPTGKRIRIPYMDFWRVEDGRIADNPVSVDFASVLAQLGHDVFGGEGWEAYDRGEREPARPEA; from the coding sequence ATGACGCCTGAGGATCACGCACGCCAAAGTGCCGAGACGCTCGCCGCGGTGCGTCGGATGGAGGACGCGCTTGTCGCCGGCGAGAACGACATGACCCGCTACTTCCACGCCGATTTCCTCTGGCGCGGCAACCAGGGCTGCGGCACCAAGAAGGGCGTCGCCGAGTTTCGCCACAACTGGCAACTGCCCTTGCGCGCCGCTTTCACCGACCGCACGTACGTCACCGAGAAATTTCTGGCCGACGGCGACTGGGCCGCCTGTTTCGGCCATATCGAGGCCACCCATTCCGGTCCCTTCATGGGGCTCGCCCCCACCGGCAAGCGCATCCGCATCCCCTACATGGATTTCTGGCGCGTCGAGGACGGGCGCATCGCCGACAACCCGGTCTCGGTCGATTTCGCCTCCGTGCTCGCTCAGCTCGGCCACGACGTGTTCGGCGGCGAGGGTTGGGAAGCCTACGACCGCGGCGAGCGCGAACCTGCCCGACCCGAAGCATGA